One region of Candidatus Polarisedimenticolaceae bacterium genomic DNA includes:
- a CDS encoding CHAT domain-containing protein yields the protein MRLRILVALVLAVGSTAWAASGRRSGFVDLEATSTSSAALESLVAEQRFAEAFDRAIAELEESDRRWGATHPNTLLALHRVGVVAHLAGDQATADDVLGAVIDARRRVLPQGDPAIVESLLRRGRAARFRGDRARAHSLYDEADALLAARKEGHPALQAELLQLRADWMRGEDDAPSVDLYERALALRRIAAPEASFAIADNETWLAWTLAHARRRGEAQPYAEDALRRLEALGLSHHALRATLEEIVADRLTLEGRNAEAEARYRVAADVCVSLRRRQLGGYSRRVFPLDSFDALAIAALARGDGEKAWQLAETGRGATHVDFATLGAWPRLDPRGFKSWTYERRRLDDVRKRLIMSSGGAPAWNAATAPTFLVDLSLRAKIAHMSQRFLEIHRPAAPSLERVQRLLRPNDALVGWVERRLGGTPLDSVGPDRSESAAFVVRATGPVAWVPLWRHASPASDQVMRGAWGPLFAVLNRAAAWPTRVSEDPQIGEWMRSWSRWNLDPVLPSLRGVDHVVIERLIEPIDLAVLANGRLFGDVFDVSYAPSALTLSLLADDEPKGRSAKLGPVLAVAGPTDSSLDTRVDQLVGMADAPSAHRGGRSAYRRGETALSALPKLHYAALETRSIASEFDDATVLEGDRTATTIGRLAALDRLASYRVLHFATHTLTDGAPERCALALSEGAGDDPGVLEVEDIVLGWRLDADLITLSGCETLRAAGAARGEPYGFTPALFAAGAKRVLSSLWPVDDRATTILMSRFYENYTGRYQDRRLGATGVPMEASRALREARSYVRTLTDATGAHPYAHPVYWAGFFLLGLPH from the coding sequence ATGCGTTTGCGGATCCTGGTGGCCCTCGTCCTCGCCGTCGGCTCGACCGCGTGGGCCGCATCCGGGCGGCGCTCGGGGTTCGTCGATCTCGAGGCGACCTCGACGTCGAGCGCGGCGCTGGAGTCGCTGGTCGCCGAGCAACGCTTTGCGGAAGCGTTCGACCGGGCGATCGCCGAGCTCGAGGAGTCGGACCGCCGATGGGGCGCCACACATCCGAATACGCTCCTGGCGCTCCACAGGGTCGGGGTCGTCGCTCATCTCGCCGGCGACCAGGCGACGGCAGACGACGTGCTGGGCGCGGTGATCGATGCACGCCGACGCGTTCTTCCGCAAGGCGATCCGGCGATCGTGGAATCGCTGCTCAGGCGCGGCCGCGCGGCGCGGTTCCGCGGCGATCGGGCCCGAGCGCACTCGCTCTACGACGAGGCCGACGCGCTGCTCGCCGCACGGAAAGAAGGGCACCCGGCCCTCCAGGCGGAGCTCCTTCAGCTCCGCGCCGATTGGATGCGGGGCGAGGACGACGCTCCCTCGGTCGACCTCTACGAGCGAGCCCTCGCCCTTCGGAGAATCGCCGCCCCCGAGGCCTCGTTCGCGATCGCGGACAACGAGACGTGGCTGGCGTGGACCCTCGCCCATGCCCGCCGGCGTGGTGAAGCCCAGCCCTATGCCGAGGACGCTTTGCGGCGCCTCGAGGCGCTCGGGCTCTCCCACCATGCGCTCCGCGCGACGCTCGAGGAGATCGTCGCCGACCGACTCACGCTGGAAGGGCGGAACGCCGAGGCGGAGGCCCGCTACCGGGTCGCCGCGGACGTCTGCGTCTCTCTCCGCCGCCGGCAACTCGGCGGCTATTCGCGGCGCGTGTTCCCGCTCGACAGCTTCGATGCCTTGGCCATCGCGGCCCTCGCCCGCGGCGATGGAGAGAAGGCGTGGCAGCTCGCCGAAACCGGGCGAGGCGCGACGCACGTGGATTTCGCGACGCTCGGGGCGTGGCCGCGCCTCGACCCTCGAGGGTTCAAGAGCTGGACCTATGAGCGGCGGCGGCTTGACGACGTGCGCAAGCGTCTCATCATGTCGTCGGGCGGAGCGCCGGCCTGGAACGCGGCGACCGCGCCGACATTCCTCGTCGACCTGTCGCTTCGAGCCAAGATCGCGCACATGTCGCAGCGCTTCCTCGAGATCCATCGCCCCGCCGCCCCGTCGCTCGAGCGGGTCCAACGGCTCCTTCGTCCGAACGACGCACTCGTCGGCTGGGTCGAACGGCGCCTGGGGGGAACTCCGCTCGACTCCGTCGGGCCGGACCGGTCCGAGTCCGCCGCGTTCGTCGTGCGCGCGACGGGGCCGGTGGCCTGGGTCCCGCTGTGGCGGCACGCGAGCCCGGCGTCCGACCAAGTCATGCGCGGAGCGTGGGGGCCGCTCTTCGCCGTCCTCAACCGCGCCGCGGCGTGGCCGACCCGCGTCTCCGAGGATCCGCAGATCGGCGAGTGGATGCGCTCGTGGTCGCGCTGGAATCTGGACCCGGTCCTTCCGTCGCTCCGCGGAGTCGACCATGTCGTCATCGAGCGCTTGATCGAGCCGATCGATCTGGCGGTGCTCGCGAATGGGAGGCTCTTCGGCGATGTTTTCGACGTCTCGTATGCGCCTTCGGCTCTGACGCTGTCGCTGCTCGCCGACGACGAGCCCAAGGGTCGCTCCGCGAAGCTCGGGCCCGTCTTGGCCGTTGCCGGTCCCACGGATTCTTCGCTGGACACGCGCGTCGACCAGCTCGTCGGCATGGCGGACGCTCCGAGCGCGCACCGCGGCGGCAGGTCAGCCTACCGGCGCGGAGAAACCGCCCTGAGCGCGCTTCCCAAGCTTCACTATGCCGCCCTCGAGACACGCAGCATCGCCTCTGAATTCGACGACGCGACGGTGCTGGAAGGAGACCGGACGGCGACGACGATCGGACGCCTCGCCGCCCTGGACCGCCTCGCGTCGTATCGGGTCCTGCATTTCGCGACGCACACGCTCACCGATGGAGCGCCCGAGCGCTGCGCGCTGGCACTGTCGGAAGGCGCCGGCGACGATCCCGGCGTTCTCGAGGTCGAGGACATCGTGCTCGGTTGGCGGCTCGATGCCGATCTCATCACGCTCTCGGGTTGCGAGACGCTGCGCGCGGCCGGCGCCGCGCGCGGTGAGCCGTACGGGTTCACGCCGGCGCTGTTCGCGGCCGGCGCCAAGCGCGTTCTGTCGAGCCTCTGGCCGGTCGACGATCGCGCCACGACGATCCTGATGAGCCGCTTCTACGAGAACTACACCGGCCGGTATCAGGACCGCAGGCTCGGCGCGACCGGCGTGCCCATGGAGGCCTCACGCGCGCTGCGCGAGGCGCGGAGCTACGTGCGCACCCTCACCGATGCGACGGGCGCGCACCCTTACGCGCATCCGGTGTACTGGGCCGGCTTCTTCCTCCTCGGCCTTCCTCACTGA
- a CDS encoding RNA polymerase sigma factor: protein MRSPAPATLSDTPPDDDPRAVWPEHVLRLGAELRTSSGATRRRIMGALWGVVSVALRRYARHHARRFGRLDPEEIRDIASDKASDLVARIDEEGWDPAASTPASVRSFLSAVARNGVVDALRSSRKVVLVGDDLEPLERGGVEGGGQDDAAIGGEFVDTLLGCLSGLTARARKAWFLRVFYEFSSAEIARHPDVASSPAGVDAMLARSREQVRACMESKGVAMRTLPVGTFVRLWESTVEERSRLGADR from the coding sequence ATGAGGAGTCCCGCGCCGGCCACGCTCTCCGACACTCCGCCCGATGACGACCCTCGCGCAGTCTGGCCGGAGCACGTCCTTCGGCTCGGTGCCGAGCTGCGCACGTCGTCCGGTGCCACGCGTCGTCGCATCATGGGCGCGCTGTGGGGCGTGGTCAGCGTCGCCCTCCGCCGTTACGCGCGCCACCATGCTCGCCGATTCGGGCGCCTCGACCCGGAGGAAATTCGGGACATCGCCTCCGACAAGGCGTCAGATCTCGTCGCGCGGATCGATGAAGAAGGATGGGACCCCGCCGCCTCGACGCCGGCGTCGGTCCGGTCGTTCCTCAGCGCGGTCGCGAGGAACGGTGTCGTCGATGCGTTACGCTCGAGCCGGAAGGTGGTGCTCGTGGGCGACGATCTCGAGCCGCTGGAGAGGGGCGGCGTCGAGGGTGGCGGGCAAGACGATGCGGCGATCGGAGGCGAGTTCGTCGATACGCTCCTCGGCTGTCTTTCGGGGCTGACGGCGCGGGCGCGTAAGGCGTGGTTCCTGCGAGTATTCTACGAGTTCAGCTCCGCGGAGATCGCGCGCCATCCCGATGTGGCCTCGAGCCCCGCGGGTGTCGACGCGATGCTCGCGAGAAGCCGCGAGCAAGTCCGGGCATGCATGGAATCGAAGGGGGTGGCCATGCGGACCCTGCCTGTAGGCACGTTCGTCCGATTGTGGGAGTCGACGGTCGAGGAGCGATCGCGGCTGGGTGCGGATCGATGA
- a CDS encoding Spy/CpxP family protein refolding chaperone, protein MKLPRIVPIAVTFALLASGLAVAQGPGRYRSRGGQLENLSRQLDLTDGQKARVKEIFAAHRADGLGAAAQASRQARRTLNQLIHDPAADEGAIRDAAARATQAQGDLAVERHKMFGEIYAILTPEQQAKATQLRQERMNRDVQDAQ, encoded by the coding sequence ATGAAGCTCCCCCGCATCGTCCCGATCGCCGTCACGTTCGCGCTGCTCGCGAGCGGTCTCGCCGTCGCGCAAGGACCCGGCCGTTACCGGTCGAGGGGTGGCCAGCTCGAGAACCTCTCGCGCCAACTCGACCTCACGGACGGCCAGAAGGCCCGCGTGAAGGAAATCTTCGCGGCGCATCGCGCCGACGGTCTCGGCGCGGCCGCGCAGGCGTCACGCCAGGCGCGCCGCACCCTCAATCAGCTCATCCACGATCCCGCGGCCGACGAAGGCGCGATCCGCGACGCCGCGGCGCGCGCCACGCAGGCCCAGGGCGACCTCGCGGTCGAGCGCCACAAGATGTTCGGCGAGATCTACGCGATTCTGACGCCCGAGCAGCAGGCAAAGGCGACGCAGCTTCGCCAAGAGCGAATGAATCGAGACGTCCAAGACGCCCAATAG
- a CDS encoding nuclear transport factor 2 family protein — protein MKRTLTIAALVPSICLAALAQQQSVRTPDAAGAEQAIRQQDQERIHAQIAADTTALGRIYADDFLGIGPTGVVRNKADVIADFTTHSLSYQSIQTSEVRVRVYGNTAVETGRSTMVGQDRGKPVPHENRFTRVWVMTDGKWQLVLNHYSPMPSP, from the coding sequence ATGAAACGAACGCTGACCATCGCTGCGCTCGTGCCGTCGATCTGCTTGGCCGCCCTCGCCCAGCAGCAGAGCGTACGGACACCGGATGCGGCGGGAGCCGAGCAGGCAATTCGCCAGCAGGATCAGGAGCGGATACACGCGCAGATCGCCGCCGATACCACGGCCCTCGGCCGCATCTACGCCGATGACTTTCTCGGCATCGGACCGACCGGCGTCGTGCGCAACAAGGCAGACGTCATTGCCGACTTCACGACGCACTCGCTGAGCTACCAATCGATCCAGACCTCCGAGGTTCGCGTGCGCGTGTATGGGAATACCGCTGTGGAAACCGGCCGCTCCACGATGGTCGGACAGGACAGGGGCAAGCCCGTTCCGCACGAGAATCGTTTCACGCGCGTGTGGGTGATGACGGACGGCAAGTGGCAGCTCGTGCTCAATCACTATTCGCCGATGCCGTCCCCTTAG
- the speY gene encoding deoxyhypusine synthase encodes MSKSKWLSGPKIAPEPIAKGIGAADLVDRVFLSYNAGRLQKAARLFVEKMLADDAFVGMSLTGALTPAGLGRSVIIPLIRAGFVDWIVSTGANLYHDAHFGLGLSLHQGTHEVDDRLLRAEGVVRIYDILFDYKVLLETDAYLRKVMAGPEFQKDMSSAELHHLLGKYLAAREDELKVQDTCVLSTAYRCGVPCYTSSPGDSSIGMNVAELWLKSRGPRLDVCRDVNETAAIVYEAKKSGGSSGVLIFGGGSPKNFMLQTEPQIQEVLGLDEAGHDYFVQVTDARPDTGGLSGATPGEAVSWGKVDPEKLPGTVVVYGDSTIVAPLLAAYALTRHEPRPLKRLYDRLEPMLDRLRGDYVKKTEGTASETNPESHAKR; translated from the coding sequence TTGTCCAAGTCGAAGTGGCTGTCCGGTCCGAAGATCGCCCCCGAGCCGATCGCGAAGGGGATCGGCGCCGCCGACCTCGTCGATCGCGTCTTCCTCTCCTACAACGCCGGCCGCCTCCAGAAGGCCGCGCGCCTCTTCGTCGAGAAGATGCTCGCCGACGACGCGTTCGTCGGCATGAGCTTGACCGGCGCGCTCACGCCCGCGGGGCTCGGGCGCTCGGTGATCATTCCGCTCATCCGCGCCGGCTTCGTCGACTGGATCGTCTCGACCGGCGCGAACCTCTACCACGACGCGCACTTCGGCCTCGGGCTCTCGCTCCACCAGGGCACGCACGAGGTCGACGACCGCCTGCTCCGCGCCGAAGGGGTCGTGCGCATCTACGACATCCTCTTCGACTACAAGGTGCTCCTCGAGACCGACGCGTACCTGCGCAAGGTCATGGCCGGCCCCGAGTTCCAGAAGGACATGTCGAGCGCCGAGCTGCACCATCTCCTCGGCAAGTACCTCGCCGCGCGCGAGGATGAGCTGAAGGTCCAGGACACGTGCGTGCTCTCGACCGCCTACCGCTGCGGCGTCCCTTGCTACACCTCGTCGCCCGGCGACTCGTCGATCGGCATGAACGTCGCGGAGCTGTGGCTCAAGAGCCGCGGCCCGCGCCTCGACGTCTGCCGCGACGTCAACGAGACCGCGGCGATCGTCTACGAAGCGAAGAAGAGCGGGGGATCGTCGGGCGTCCTCATCTTCGGCGGAGGATCGCCGAAGAACTTCATGCTTCAAACGGAGCCGCAGATCCAGGAGGTCCTCGGTCTCGACGAAGCCGGTCACGACTACTTCGTGCAGGTGACCGACGCGCGCCCCGACACCGGCGGCCTCTCCGGCGCGACTCCCGGCGAAGCCGTCTCGTGGGGAAAGGTCGATCCCGAGAAGCTCCCCGGCACCGTCGTCGTGTACGGCGACTCCACGATCGTCGCGCCGCTCCTTGCCGCCTATGCGCTGACGCGTCATGAGCCGCGGCCGCTCAAGCGCCTCTACGATCGCCTCGAGCCGATGCTCGACCGCTTGCGCGGGGATTACGTCAAGAAGACAGAGGGGACAGCTTCCGAAACTAACCCAGAGAGCCATGCGAAAAGATGA
- a CDS encoding glutamate-cysteine ligase family protein has protein sequence MPRVIREKLTCPKLAEYFRESFRPREQWLVGIEVEMMGQDAATARPLPYDATGPSVRRVLEAYRALRSGSPVLEGDRLIGLDAPWGNISLEPGGQVEWSSRPAASLDALAADVTAHLDTMASVAATTGAKWLDIAVQPEVPVGEMPWMPKARYEIMRTIMGEKGRLAHRMMTQTASIQCAFDYASDEDWTRKFRAAALLSPVAVALFANSSRVDGKDSGYASYRQAIWRETDPDRCDLPSIVFSPGFSIDRWVEWVCDVPTLFLRRARGLVASGGSTFRSLLAQAGCDGVTMDDWELHLSSIFTEVRSYSYLEVRSADLLPGPLVLAVPALWSGILYDDAALDRALHLGRVFDDAARWRRGMDAAAKEGLAAKVDGTAIADLAGEAVDLARRGLGSAAGREALERLVRFRGLAASR, from the coding sequence ATGCCGCGCGTGATCCGAGAGAAGCTCACCTGCCCGAAGCTCGCGGAGTACTTCCGCGAGAGCTTCCGGCCGCGCGAGCAGTGGCTCGTCGGCATCGAGGTCGAGATGATGGGGCAGGACGCCGCGACCGCGCGGCCGCTCCCCTACGACGCGACCGGTCCCTCCGTGCGGCGCGTGCTCGAAGCCTATCGCGCGCTGCGCTCCGGGTCGCCGGTGCTCGAAGGCGACCGCCTCATCGGCCTCGACGCGCCGTGGGGGAACATCTCGCTCGAGCCCGGCGGCCAGGTCGAGTGGTCGTCGCGCCCGGCCGCGAGCCTGGATGCGCTCGCCGCGGATGTCACGGCGCACCTCGATACGATGGCGTCCGTCGCCGCCACGACCGGTGCCAAGTGGCTCGACATCGCCGTGCAGCCGGAGGTGCCGGTCGGCGAGATGCCGTGGATGCCGAAGGCGCGCTACGAGATCATGCGCACGATCATGGGCGAGAAGGGCCGCCTCGCGCATCGCATGATGACGCAGACGGCGAGCATCCAGTGCGCGTTCGACTACGCGTCGGACGAGGACTGGACGCGGAAGTTCCGCGCGGCGGCGCTCCTCTCGCCGGTCGCGGTCGCGCTCTTCGCCAACTCGTCCAGGGTCGACGGGAAGGACAGCGGGTACGCCTCGTACCGCCAGGCGATCTGGCGCGAGACCGACCCGGACCGGTGCGATCTGCCGTCGATCGTGTTTTCGCCCGGCTTCTCGATCGACCGCTGGGTCGAGTGGGTCTGCGACGTCCCGACGCTGTTCCTCAGGCGCGCGCGTGGACTCGTCGCCTCCGGCGGCTCGACCTTCCGGTCGCTCCTCGCGCAGGCCGGATGCGACGGCGTCACGATGGACGACTGGGAGCTGCACCTCTCGTCGATCTTCACCGAGGTGCGCTCGTACAGCTATCTCGAGGTGCGGAGCGCCGACCTCCTCCCCGGGCCGCTCGTGCTCGCGGTGCCCGCGCTGTGGTCCGGCATCCTCTATGACGACGCCGCGCTCGACCGCGCGCTCCACCTCGGCCGCGTGTTCGACGACGCCGCGCGGTGGAGGCGCGGAATGGATGCGGCGGCGAAGGAGGGTCTCGCGGCGAAGGTCGACGGCACGGCGATCGCCGATCTCGCCGGAGAGGCGGTCGATCTCGCGCGCCGGGGACTCGGCTCGGCCGCGGGACGTGAGGCGCTGGAACGGCTCGTGCGCTTCCGCGGCCTCGCCGCATCGCGATGA
- a CDS encoding nucleotidyltransferase family protein: MIAAVVLAAGASSRMGVPKALLPMGPGGPTFLAAIGRLLQDVGIDIVRVVVAPGTPHAPSSDLVVNPEPGAGMLSSVQCGILALPKTADAFLLWPVDHPLVKPTTVAALLATYRETAAPVVVPVYDGTRGHPGLFAARLVPELLTADPTEGARAVVHAHADRVELAIDDAGVVTGIDTPDDYKRAFGCEAALR; this comes from the coding sequence ATGATCGCGGCGGTCGTTCTGGCCGCCGGCGCCTCTTCGCGCATGGGCGTCCCCAAGGCGTTGCTGCCGATGGGACCCGGCGGGCCGACGTTCCTCGCCGCGATCGGCAGGCTCCTCCAGGACGTGGGGATCGACATCGTCCGGGTCGTCGTCGCGCCCGGCACGCCGCACGCCCCGTCGTCCGATCTCGTCGTCAACCCCGAGCCCGGGGCCGGCATGCTGTCGTCGGTGCAGTGCGGGATCCTGGCGCTTCCGAAGACGGCGGATGCGTTCCTGCTCTGGCCGGTGGATCATCCGCTCGTGAAGCCGACGACCGTCGCCGCGCTCCTCGCCACCTACCGCGAGACGGCCGCTCCCGTCGTCGTTCCCGTGTACGACGGCACGCGCGGACACCCCGGCCTCTTCGCGGCGCGGCTCGTCCCCGAGCTCCTGACGGCCGACCCCACCGAGGGCGCGCGCGCCGTCGTCCACGCGCACGCCGACCGCGTCGAGCTCGCGATCGACGACGCCGGCGTCGTCACCGGCATCGACACGCCCGACGACTACAAGCGCGCGTTCGGCTGCGAGGCCGCCCTTCGGTGA
- a CDS encoding helix-hairpin-helix domain-containing protein encodes MRKIAGLLTAAVFASGIALAQTPAPTPAPAPAPAPHHHTGSTAAKMPKVDINSATKEELAKLPGIGEAYADKIIAGRPYKGKDDLLHKKVLPKATYDKVQSHIVAHQG; translated from the coding sequence ATGAGGAAGATCGCAGGACTGTTGACCGCCGCGGTGTTCGCGAGCGGTATCGCGCTGGCCCAGACGCCGGCGCCGACCCCGGCTCCGGCCCCTGCGCCGGCCCCGCACCACCACACCGGCTCGACCGCCGCGAAGATGCCGAAGGTCGACATCAACTCGGCGACGAAGGAAGAGCTGGCGAAGCTCCCGGGTATCGGCGAAGCCTACGCCGACAAGATCATCGCCGGCCGGCCCTACAAGGGTAAGGACGACCTTCTCCACAAGAAGGTCCTCCCCAAGGCGACGTACGACAAGGTGCAGTCGCACATCGTCGCGCACCAGGGCTAG
- a CDS encoding oligopeptide transporter, OPT family, whose translation MAQETQKGADQGAGEHKPFVPQSMDMREFTWGTLVLGLVMTVILGAANAYLGLKAGQTIAATYPAAVISMAWLRIRKGTILQENIARTAGSIGESVAAGAVFTLPAFLISGAWPSFEGPGAYLRSTVLMIIGSVLGVLFVSLVRRAMVEDRSLPFPESTAAAEIHKAGQRGTGAAKFLFMNMITGAGVILGSTLNLFAFSKDWLVHIGQLGASKVRLGAAATANALGTGGVTKLSTPDTSPAYIGVGYILGPSVASLNFAGSLFAWGFMVPMLIYFLGPQLQQFMPANAPVDSWDATAVSVWRFIVRPIAVGGMLVGAAYTMFRMRQKIGQGLARAVKELSAGDAGAKSVRTERYMASKTVFLLIGITFIAMAALYVSFAGAKAGMTAAIVMLIAGFFFCVVSGYLVGMIGSTNNPISGITLSTLIVAALLMVALGVSGESGVIAVLGVASVVCVAAAVAGELLQDFKVGYILGGTPRTIQLVELIAVVVAALVMYFPLLILYKANIAHGGTGFGDPALSAPQASLMAFLAKGIVGGDMAWPLVVVGIAFGFTMILLQVKSPMLVSVGMYLPFGTTSAIFVGGMIRWLADTIAERKGFNEAQMARFGNVGVLIASGLIAGEALMGLVISGLAIGNQDVSKWLTGGYFDHPSYFVSLLVVLAIAVLLIKVPLDNGGDPNEPAPPAAMM comes from the coding sequence ATGGCTCAAGAAACCCAGAAGGGCGCCGATCAGGGCGCAGGCGAGCACAAGCCGTTCGTCCCGCAGTCGATGGACATGCGGGAGTTCACGTGGGGCACGCTCGTGCTCGGCCTCGTCATGACGGTCATCCTCGGCGCCGCGAACGCCTACCTGGGCCTGAAGGCCGGCCAGACGATCGCCGCGACCTACCCGGCCGCGGTCATCAGCATGGCGTGGCTCCGGATCCGGAAGGGGACGATCCTCCAGGAGAACATCGCCCGGACGGCCGGCTCGATCGGCGAGTCGGTGGCGGCGGGCGCCGTGTTCACGCTGCCCGCATTCCTCATCTCGGGCGCGTGGCCGTCGTTCGAGGGGCCGGGCGCTTATCTGCGCTCGACCGTGCTCATGATCATCGGCTCGGTCCTGGGCGTGCTCTTCGTCTCGCTCGTCCGCCGCGCGATGGTGGAAGATCGCTCGCTGCCGTTCCCGGAATCGACCGCGGCCGCCGAGATTCACAAGGCGGGGCAGCGGGGCACCGGTGCCGCGAAGTTCCTCTTCATGAACATGATCACCGGCGCCGGGGTCATCCTCGGGAGCACGCTGAACCTCTTCGCCTTCTCGAAGGACTGGCTCGTCCACATCGGGCAGCTCGGCGCGAGCAAGGTGCGCCTCGGCGCGGCCGCGACCGCGAACGCGCTCGGGACGGGCGGCGTCACGAAGCTCTCGACCCCCGACACCAGCCCCGCGTACATCGGCGTCGGCTACATCCTCGGACCGAGCGTGGCGTCCCTCAACTTCGCCGGCTCGCTCTTCGCCTGGGGCTTCATGGTCCCGATGCTCATCTACTTCCTCGGGCCGCAGCTCCAGCAGTTCATGCCGGCGAATGCGCCGGTCGACAGCTGGGATGCGACCGCGGTGAGCGTGTGGAGGTTCATCGTCCGTCCGATCGCCGTCGGCGGCATGCTCGTCGGCGCCGCGTACACGATGTTCCGGATGCGCCAGAAGATCGGGCAGGGGCTCGCGCGCGCGGTCAAGGAGCTGTCGGCGGGCGACGCCGGAGCGAAGTCGGTGCGCACCGAGCGCTACATGGCGTCGAAGACGGTCTTCCTCCTCATCGGGATCACGTTTATTGCGATGGCCGCGCTCTACGTCAGCTTCGCGGGCGCCAAGGCGGGGATGACGGCGGCGATCGTCATGCTCATCGCCGGCTTCTTCTTCTGCGTCGTCTCCGGGTATCTCGTCGGCATGATCGGCTCGACGAACAACCCGATCTCGGGAATTACGCTCTCGACCTTGATCGTTGCCGCGCTGCTCATGGTCGCCCTGGGTGTCTCCGGCGAGAGCGGTGTCATCGCGGTGCTCGGGGTCGCTTCGGTCGTGTGCGTCGCGGCCGCCGTCGCGGGCGAGCTCCTCCAGGACTTCAAGGTCGGCTACATCCTCGGCGGCACGCCGCGCACGATCCAGCTCGTCGAGCTGATCGCCGTGGTCGTCGCCGCCCTGGTCATGTACTTCCCGCTCCTCATCCTCTACAAGGCGAACATCGCCCACGGCGGCACCGGCTTCGGCGACCCGGCGCTCTCGGCGCCTCAGGCCAGCCTCATGGCGTTCCTCGCGAAGGGGATCGTCGGCGGCGACATGGCGTGGCCGCTCGTCGTCGTCGGCATCGCTTTCGGCTTCACGATGATCCTGCTCCAGGTGAAGAGCCCGATGCTCGTGTCGGTCGGGATGTATCTGCCGTTCGGCACGACCTCCGCGATCTTCGTCGGCGGGATGATCCGCTGGCTCGCCGACACGATCGCCGAGAGGAAGGGGTTCAACGAGGCGCAGATGGCCCGCTTCGGCAACGTCGGAGTCTTGATCGCTTCGGGATTGATCGCGGGCGAGGCTCTCATGGGCCTCGTCATCTCAGGCCTCGCGATCGGCAATCAGGACGTCAGCAAGTGGCTCACCGGCGGTTATTTCGATCACCCGTCGTACTTCGTGAGCTTGCTCGTCGTCCTCGCGATCGCCGTCCTTCTCATCAAGGTTCCCTTGGACAACGGCGGCGACCCGAACGAGCCCGCGCCTCCCGCCGCGATGATGTAA